A stretch of DNA from Salvelinus sp. IW2-2015 linkage group LG20, ASM291031v2, whole genome shotgun sequence:
GAGAGCACATTTTATAAGTACATTTTTGGATTGAATTTGTTCATCTGATGTGTGTGGTCCCTTTAAGAGGAGTCAAAAGAAAATGCTGCGCTTATAACCAAGTGGGCATCTGGTATTTACTACACTGGTAAAAATCCAGTTGAACGaacctccaactggtaattactagtggtacaactggtaattactagtggtaAACTCGTGTACTATCTCCGAGCTCCGTTTTCTCACACATGATGAACTCTGACGTCACATATTAAGGAAATGGTCTCAATAACAGAATTTTCGGCAGTAAAATGCTACAACAAAATAGTATTTATAGAAAGAAATCTATTAATGTGTTTTTTTAACACTATAATTTGCTTGCGAGCATGATMGCTGTACTTTTTGTCGATGGTTGACATGAGCCAATCGGCGTTTCTCAACAAGTTGAAAGCACGTGAAATCACCCAACtcgtatttacgacttcacaccACCTTCCCATTAGTTACCAACGCAGCATAAGCCCCAGCATCCCACGCGatacagctagctaactagcaaRCCAAACCGGCTTTTGACAAATATTTCCTATAACAAATAATTTGTGGGTGCAAACCTAATTTCAGGTTAATACATAGGAAACGGACATTATTGATGTTGCATACTGAATAGGCCTGTATGTTCTGGCTAACATAAATGTGCCTCAACAACCCTAACGTTACATCGTTGCAACAAGCCTTATAGGCAAAAAAAACATGTCTAGTTNNNNNNNNNNNNNNNNNNNNNNNNNNNNNNNNNNNNNNNNNNNNNNNNNNNNNNNNNNNNNNNNNNNNNNNNNNNNNNNNNNNNNNNNNNNNNNNNNNNNNNNNNNNNNNNNNNNNNNNNNNNNNNNNNNNNNNNNNNNNNNNNNNNNNNNNNNNNNNNNNNNNNNNNNNNNNNNNNNNNNNNNNNNNNNNNNNNNNNNNNNNNNNNNNNNNNNNNNNNNNNNNNNNNNNNNNNNNNNNNNNNNNNNNNNNNNNNNNNNNNNNNNNNNNNNNNNNNNNNNNNNNNNNNNNNNNNNNNNNNNNNNNNNNNNNNNNNNNNNNNNNNNNNNNNNNNNNNNNNNNNNNNNNNNNNNNNNNNNNNNNNNNNNNNNNNNNNNNNNNNNNNNNNNNNNNNNNNNNNNNNNNNNNNNNNNNNNNNNNNNNNNNNNNNNNNNNNNNNNNNNNNNNNNNNNNNNNNNNNNNNNNNNNNNNNNNNNNNNNNNNNNNNNNNNNNNNNNNNNNNNNNNNNNNNNNNNNNNNNNNNNNNNNNNNNNNNNNNNNNNNNNNNNNNNNNNNNNNNNNNNNNNNNNNNNNNNNNNNNNNNNNNNNNNNNNNNNNNNNNNNNNNNNNNNNNNNNNNNNNNNNNNNNNNNNNNNNNNNNNNNNNNNNNNNNNNNNNNNNNNNNNNNNNNNNNNNNNNNNNNNNNNNNNNNNNNNNNNNNNNNNNNNNNNNNNNNNNNNNNNNNNNNNNNNNNNNNNNNNNNNNNNNNNNNNNNNNNNNNNNNNNNNNNNNNNNNNNNNNNNNNNNNNNNNNNNNNNNNNNNNNNNNNNNNNNNNNNNNNNNNNNNNNNNNNNNNNNNNNNNNNNNNNNNNNNNNNNNNNNNNNNNNNNNNNNNNNNNNNNNNNNNNNNNNNNNNNNNNNNNNNNNNNNNNNNNNNNNNNNNNNNNNNNNNNNNNNNNNNNNNNNNNNNNNNNNNNNNNNNNNNNNNNNNNNNNNNNNNNNNNNNNNNNNNNNNNNNNNNNNNNNNNNNNNNNNNNNNNNNNNNNNNNNNNNNNNNNNNNNNNNNNNNNNNNNNNNNNNNNNNNNNNNNNNNNNNNNNNNNNNNNNNNNNNNNNNNNNNNNNNNNNNNNNNNNNNNNNNNNNNNNNNNNNNNNNNNNNNNNNNNNNNNNNNNNNNNNNNNNNNNNNNNNNNNNNNNNNNNNNNNNNNNNNNNNNNNNNNNNNNNNNNNNNNNNNNNNNNNNNNNNNNNNNNNNNNNNNNNNNNNNNNNNNNNNNNNNNNNNNNNNNNNNNNNNNNNNNNNNNNNNNNNNNNNNNNNNNNNNNNNNNNNNNNNNNNNNNNNNNNNNNNNNNNNNNNNNNNNNNNNNNNNNNNNNNNNCAACGGCACTGAAAGAAACCCTCTGACTCTGAGTAGTTGGTGCTGACTGAGATCCAAACAACTGATGGGAGAGGACTTATCTTGTAGAGaaatatttttttccttctcaCATTAACCTAATTTTATACTACTTTGTCCCCTCCAGCTCCATCAATACTAAATGCCTTCTCAGTGGAGTCTCATGGCCTCTGttgattttgtatttgtatttattatggatcccattagctgctgccaaagcagMagctactcttcctggggtccagcaacattaaggcagtttatacaattttaaaacattgcaATAAATTCATAGATTTTACAACAcgctgtgtgccctcaggcccctactccaccactaccacatatctacagtactaaatccatctacagtactaaatccagtACTAAATCcacatgtgtgtatgcatgtgtctgtgccaatgtttgtgttgcttcacagtccccgctgttccataaggcgtttttttaatctgtttttaaaatctaattttactgcttgcgtcagttacttgatgtggaatagagttccatgtagtcatggctatgtagtactgtgtgcctcccatagtctgttctggactttgggactgtgaagagacctatttgggtatgcatgggtgtctgagctgtgtgccagtagtttagacagacagctcggtgcattcaacatgtcaatacctctcataaataaaggtagtgatgaagtcaatctctcctccactttcagccaggagagattgacgtgcatattattaatattagctctctgtgtacagttgaagtcggaagtttacatacaccttagtcaaatacatttaaactcagtttttcacaattcctgacatttcatcctagtaaaaactACCTGTCTTAGGTCAKttaggatcaccactttattttaagaatgtgaaatgtcagaataatagtagagaatgatttatttcagcttttatttctttcatcacattcccagtgggtcagaagtttacatacactcaattagtatttggtagcattggctctaaattgtttaacttgggtcaaatgtttcgggtagccttccacaagcttcccacaataagttgggtgaatactggcccattcctcctgacagagctggtgtaactgagtcaggtttgtaggcctccttgctcgcacacactttttcagttctgcccacaaattttctataggattgaggtcagggctttgtgatggccactccaataccttaactttgctCTTGGTTGAGTGTtgtagtcatttcagtcgctgtagtagctgacgtgtatagtcttgagtcatccgcatacatagaaactctggctttactcagtcagtggcatgtcgttagtaaaaataaataaaagcaaggggcctaaacaactaccctggggaattcctgattctaactagatgatatttgataggcttccattaagacaagtaactctttatccacattatagcagggggtgtaaagccataacacaagtttttccagcagcagactttgATTGATAATGTcgaaagctgcactgaagtctaacaagacaggcCCACAGTCATTTTATCatcattttctctcagccaatcatcagtcatttgtgtaagtgctgtgcttgttgagtgtcctcccctgtaagcatgctgaaattctgttgtcaatttgtttaStgtaaaatagcattgtgtctggtcaaacactattttttccagaagtttactaagggttggtaacaggctgattggtMGRctatttgagccagtaaaggggcttTACTATACTTGGggagcggaatgactttagcttccctccaggcctgagggcacacgctctatagtaggcttaaattgaagatgtggcaaataggagtggcaatatcttctgctattatcctcagtaattttccatctagattgtcagaccctggtggcttgtcattgtttatAGACAATAATTTGATCATAATTTGAGTTGATTGATCTAGCTAAACATGGTGGGAAAATGTGTGTTGTATATTCCTGTATCAACATTGGAGTCCAGCTAGCAGTTGCACAGCCattggcacacatacaccatcaGCAGGGCTTATTGTGACCCCACACATGTAATCTAGTTCTcttcagagacaacaatagatcaAGTTCCTACTGAAGACTTACCCACTGAGGGTAAGCCATAACACAAGAAAGTATTTATTTAGGCTATCCCTTGTTTGTGCTGCAAGGTATTGGTGCGTCGGAGTGCAGATGGCACTGAGCTGagagggagggtggtggagaCTGAGGCCTACCTGGGAGGAGAGGACAAAGCCTCTCACTCTGCTGGGGGAAAATGGAACCCAGCGATGTttatgaaacctggcaccatcYATGTATACCCCATCTACGGCATCTACCTCAGTATGAATGTTTCCAGTCAAGGTAAGACCATACAACAAAACAGTACAACAGCCAGGCTTACCCTGAAGGCAGTGGAACAAACCACATTTAATAAACCAAACTGCCATTAAAACCACACGCAGTAAAGTTCAGTGTGTTGGCCTTATCTGTAGGAAAATCACCTCATTAGAGACTAAGTAGTGTTGYATCTCCCAGGCTCCCCCATGTTACTTTCATTAGGCCATAGTTCTCTTTTTTCAACTGTTTCTCATTATTGAAGACGTTATATTATATGTTGCACCATGTTATTATCCATTCATTCACACTGGAGAaagggcaaaggaaggagacagtATGGCTCCACTCTATCatgccctgtgtgtgttctctctaggGGAGGGTGCTGCCGTGCTTCTGCGCACTCTGGAGCCTCTACATGGCCTGCCTCTGATGAAGCAGCTGCGGATAGCCAGGCGGAGGGAGGGGGCCCGGCCCCTGAAGGACAAGGAGCTATGCAATGGTCCCTCAAAGCTGTGCCAGGCCCTGGCCATACCACGCTGCTTCGACCGGAGAGACCTAGCCTCAGACCCAGAGGTGTGGCTGGAGAGGGACACCCAGATAGGCCCGCAAGAGCCAGACCTCAGGGAGGGGGTCTCAGCAAGCCGGATCGGCATTGACTCTCATGGGGAATGGGCCATCAAACCCGTGCGCTTCTATCTGCGTGGTCACCACTGTGTGAGTGTAGTGGACAAACAGGCWGAGACACAGACTCACTCACTGGCCAACAATGTGATATCAGACTTTGCGTCCTCCACAGTGGACGTATGTGATGGTGACACAGGACAGTGTTGAAACTGGGAATATttttggaattgtatcaaaccATGATGAGTATAtacttaatgttttttttaatcctaACTATAACCAGGTTTTTACAGACATAATGCAAATGAAAACATGTCAGCTATGAGCTATTTCAGTATTTTGGTCTAGCTATGGGGAAATCATTGCAAAAGACCCAAAGCCAAAATGTTTGCTCTGAGGGGAATCCAGATGAAATATATCATTACTTCTACTTAGACACATTGTTTCCCAAACACAAATCCCACAGATAWGGAATATGCCATATTTGTATGCTACAAATGATTAAACTACATTCCAAACATCTGTAAAATATTTGATCTAGCCTCCCCTCCCTGCTATCAAAGCAACTAGAATTTCCTTTCCAGTCATTCTCATTAATAAACATCCTTGCTTGAAAAGTTMTCTTGGAATCATTGATGTCACAGATGTTTGGAACGTCTTGCTCCTCCtctcaaagcaaaaacagcatgACTGATGTTTGGCATCTTTTCATTCTTTCCCTCCCACTGAGACTCCTGGGGGAGGCAGCCTTGCCTGCAGCCTGGAATTAGCATTAGGGTTGTTTTCCTACATTGTGTTTGTTGGAGATGATTTAGCACTTTTGGGATTCCCCCAAATGGAAAGGCTCAAGTGGAGTACAGTTTATAGGTATCAGTAAAGCTCTTCACACACTGTTATTCAATAATGTACAGTAGTATTGAAAACAAGGCATTGAACGTAAAACATCTAAGAGAGAAAGGGACAAATTAAATCATCTAAAAGCTATATACATTCACTCCCAGTCCCCCAAGCAGAGCAGACAGTTATGCTTTTATAAatcttattttttggggggtgcatTGATATGAGTACAGTTGGCTGAAAGCAGCAAGCACCATAATAAGGCCTTTGTACAGCAGCAGTCCGTGTCATTCTGTCCGTCTGGTATTTCAGAAAGGGTCCTTCACCTCATGACGGACCTGTCTACCCTCTCTACTCCAGAGGAGACTGGAAGAGGGAGATGACAGACCTGTCTACCCTCTCTACTCCAGAGGAGACTGGAAGAGGGAGATGACAGGGTCCTCATGGTTGGTGACCACCAGAACACTTCTGAATTTGTCAAAGAGGGTCTTCAGCTGAGAGCGCCTCATGTTTTCGTTATACATGATCTCCTCCAGGTGATGGTGCCCTCGGAAGTAGTGCAGCAGCCTGGAAAGAAGGAAGGAACATCACACAACAGGCAGAGAAATGAGACTAAAGCAAATTCTCCACCAAATCATTAGCTGAGTAAATCTAGCATGAAGCAGCACTTGTTAAAGCCAGTAATCACATTAGTGCATCCTGCACACTATGCAGTCACACTATTGATTCACTGCTTAGGGCTTTGGCATTTTCCTTCAAGCTTTTTCTCACTTCTGCAACTCAACAATTGTTACACAACTGAAAAATAACATTCTCTTTCCCATATATTCTTACATGAAGACAGGAtgagaattttttatttatttcaaagccTTGAACAAAAATCCTTTAATTCCCCACAAGACSAAGCTGACAGATGTATGTTTGTTCTGAAGATATATGAGTCACAAGAGCCTCCAGCCCAGGTCCTTCAAAAYGACCCAGCCCACCYGTCATACTGGCTGTTACACAATAGAGGGYGCCATTACGCCACTGAAATACAGTAGCCCACCTTGGTGCCAACTAGTAAAGGGCAGGGGACATACTGTACCTGGCAAACATGCGCAGGTCTTCAGGACTTTGTGCAGCCGGGATATTGAGGATGACCTGGCGCTCGTGCTCGGTCAGGCTGGCCAGTAACGTCTCGGTCATCCTCCTGTTTAGTGGAGAGTCTCCACCAGGAAGCAGTTCTGCACTGGAGTTATCCATACTGGGACTGGTCAGGGTCATGTCATCACTGCTGGcgtacaagagagagaggagagagaggtgaggggtggagagaatgagagagacagacattggCATTGAGGAGAGGGAATGACAGACGGGTGTGATGATTAGCTGACTAGAGCCACAACCGCAGCAGGTTAACCCTATTGAACAGTGTAACCAGGTACCGGtaagtaaataaaacatcctcTACTGGATAAGATCAGAGAGTATTCAACACTTCATCCCCAGAGTGGCCAAGACAGCTGGTTAAGGGGAAGTTCACATACTTGGAGATCCGAAGCTGAGTGCGCGGCGTGCTGAGGCTGCGTCCCCACCCGGGCCACCAGGGGAGACTTCCTCGTCCCGCAGCAACCTGGCTCCTCCTCACTGGGGGGCACAGCAGACAACAAGGTCATGAAGCTGGGATCAGCGGCCGCCGCGACATCCAACCACCATTGGATCAGCGGGCCTGGCCAGCAGGAAAGGCGGAGAGGAAGGCgggtgaggggagaggaaaggagagggacaaACTGGGTAGAGAaaccaactcaaagaaaaaaacGTGAACAAGTGGCACCTGGAAGACGCATACCTGTACTGGGCGGAATTCTGTTTCAGACAGACAGGTTCCCAAACCGTGGCCCCCAAACAATAGAGGCAAAAAATACGCTGCGTGTTCTGGTTCCTGTTTTCTCATGAAAAATAGATGTTGAGAAGGATGGAGTTGATGTGATGTCTTTTATAATTTATCATCTTCGCTTAGAGAGCTCGGCCAAACCAGGATGGGTCTGGGAGAGAGCCCAGATGTTCTTTCTGCTTCAGACATCAGCATTTCTAAAGTATCAATTATATGCTGAGTAGCTTTCTGGAAGCTAACTTTTAGTCAAAATGAGCGTGTGTATTTCCTAATAGACCTACCTCCTGCACAGACGCATCCAGTGGGTTCCTAAACTCAGACAGTGAGAGGGGCAGGGAGAACTTGGCCAGCATGGAAGGCAGGTCATGACCTGGGAACTGCTGGCCAAACGCCTCAGCCAATGGAGAGTACCTTTGCAARAAGAAGGAGATGGTGATTTCTTACTTATTCATATTGTACCCGGTACAAATGTTCAAGCAGGAGAGAATCCTTTCAGTCTACAGTACGAAACACAGACGGACCATGAGTGGCCCAAAGAAAATCTAATTCAGYCAACAMAAATAATGGGTTAACATGATATGACATCACATTTTGTTATAGATTCACCATCCAATCATTAGGTCATAATTCAACATTAGCACCCTGATGCTCATGATGACAGCTTATTATGTTGGTATAAAATGGATGTACAGATTACAGTGTCTGGTTCATTAGTTTWGCCACCTCTCAGCACACACCCTGTTAATGAGGCATGgcaggaatgagaggagagaaagggagcacGAGgctgttcaaacacacacacacacacacacacacacacagagatactcaCAGGCTGATGTTGGCGTGTGGGGACAGCATGTAGACATTGTTCTCACACAGAGGGTACACTATGATGGCTTTTCCCCAGTACACCAGGTGAGCAGCAATCTGAAAGATCTGCACACACAACGAACAGAAACAAAAATGCAACTGTGAAAATGCATTATTGGGCATGGACAGAACCTGTCTGTATAGAAATGAA
This window harbors:
- the LOC111981121 gene encoding LOW QUALITY PROTEIN: DNA-3-methyladenine glycosylase (The sequence of the model RefSeq protein was modified relative to this genomic sequence to represent the inferred CDS: deleted 2 bases in 1 codon); the encoded protein is MTRPTGGNGSQSVVSGKYLTLNVNKTKEMIVDFEEADGDPFHIDGSSGEGGKRPDWHIGQHSLGPSCLVQTALFLGPGGQVLVRRSADGTELRGRVVETEAYLGGEDKASHSAGGKWNPAMFMKPGTIXVYPIYGIYLSMNVSSQGEGAAVLLRTLEPLHGLPLMKQLRIARRREGARPLKDKELCNGPSKLCQALAIPRCFDRRDLASDPEVWLERDTQIGPQEPDLREGVSASRIGIDSHGEWAIKPVRFYLRGHHCVSVVDKQAETDSLTGQQCDIRLCVLHSGRM
- the LOC111981122 gene encoding LOW QUALITY PROTEIN: GATOR1 complex protein NPRL3 (The sequence of the model RefSeq protein was modified relative to this genomic sequence to represent the inferred CDS: inserted 4 bases in 2 codons) — its product is MYIHSSSFDLQGERKSMYKQSENSFFKCGEKTSPISVILVTSGSRGNKLLFRYPFQRVADCTSSLTTKQRSPYALNTTGDVLEDPDGDSREQTPLTDEQLVAGFSDIILATILATKSDMCGKKFELKIDNVRFVGHPTLLQHPHTIQVSKTDPSPKREMPTMILFSVVFALRVRTYVLLSPRPYHALLLLDSEKALLAQLPLDCSPALVRLXKTCSAVKNLQQLAQDADLNLLQIFQIAAHLVYWGKAIIVYPLCENNVYMLSPHANISLYSPLAEAFGQQFPGHDLPSMLAKFSLPLSLSEFRNPLDASVQEVGLLGMIQWWLDVAAAADPSFMTLLSAVPPSEEEPGCCGTRKSPLVARVXGRSLSTPXALSFGSPSISDDMTLTSPSMDNSSAELLPGGDSPLNRRMTETLLASLTEHERQVILNIPAAQSPEDLRMFARLLHYFRGHHHLEEIMYNENMRRSQLKTLFDKFRSVLVVTNHEDPVISLFQSPLE